The Microbulbifer sp. YPW1 genome contains the following window.
AGCCGATGTTACTGCGCACTTTGCAGACAGCCCTGGATGCGGCATCTGCGCTGGAGGATACCTCCGTTCAGGTGGTTCTTCGCGCCCGTGATGCAGTGATTGCCAATGGCCTGAAAAAACTGCCGGTTCAGGTATTGCACGCGCCAGTATGGCCGGTGGGCATCGGGGCCAGCCTGGCCTTTGCGGTAGAAAACCTGCAGCGCACCGGTGCCAATCCCAGGGCAATTCTGGTGTGTATGGGGGATATGCCGTTTGTGGAAGCGGATACCCTCGTGAACATACTCGACTCCGCCAGGGAAGATCGCATCTGTGTGCCGGTATGTGCCGGAACCCGCGGTTACCCCATTGCTATCGGCCGCAAGTACCTGTCAGCCCTGTCACGCCTGCGCAATACCGGTATGGAAAAGGTACTGCGCATTTTCGCCGATGCGGTGGTTGATGTGGAAGTGAGCGACCCGGCGATCAATTGTGATATCAATCGTCCGGATGATTTCCACGCAGCAGTGCGGCAGGATCTGTTCGGTAAAATTTTTGCATCTCCCGGTACAGAGTCGGGTGAGCTGCTTCCATTGACGTTGGAATGATGAAAAAGGCCTCCGTGGCCACGGCAAAAAATTCCGCGGGGGATTGCGCGCCATAGGTATCCAGTACGGATGCCTTCTCGGTAAAAGTATCCCTGCCTGCCTCCCGTTCTATCTCTGCTTCTGTGTGTACCGAGTGAATCCGCTGTCGCAGCTCAGCGAATGCCTCACGCATCACCGGTGCCCAGTTCTTTCCTTCCTCAGGGGACTCGAAGGGCGGCCTGCCGTCCACATAGCCGTCCTCTTCATCCAGCTTGTGGGCAAACTCGTGAATGGCCACATTGTGGCCCTGCTGCGGGTTGGCCAGCCCCTGTTGCAAATCATCCCAGGAGAGCACCACGGGGCCGCGGTAGTGGGCCTCTCCGGCGCGGGCACTCAGGTGCGTGGATCTCACATGACCGTGGTGCCGCGTTTCCTCTGCCACATAGGCGTCCGGATATACCAGGATGGTGCGCAGATCCGGGTAGCAGTTGTTGTCGCGCTCCAGTAACAGCAGGCACGCATGTGCAGCGATTACCACACACATATCCTCGGTAATCTCCAGTCCATTACATCCGACGAACTCTTTATCGCGCAGGAACAGGCTGATGTTCTGTTGCAGTTCCTGTTGCCTCGCCTCCGGCAGGTACGGGTACAGGGCGAGTCGGCTGCGCAGGATTGCCTCCTGTTGCGGGCTCAGTGGGCGTGAGCGCAGGTAACGTCGTCGCATACGCTGCCAGGCCAGCGGTACTACCCAGATCAGTACCGCAAATACAATGACTGCAAAGAAAGTTATCAAGCCGGCCTCCCTGTCCCTATTTCTGGCGCCGTCAGTGTATCCCATGGCGCGGCGCGATTGACCTCTAGTAAGATTCTGCGACCATAAGGCGCGCGCGCAAACGTGCGCCAGGAAAAGAATGAAAAAGGCAGGATTGTCAGGGTATGGATACAGCGGATGCCGGGCTGCGTTGTTCGGAAAGCAGTGGCAACGCGGAGGCGTTGGTTTCGGGCAGCTACATGCTGGTACCACACGGGTTTGCGGCGGGTAATCAAATACAGATCTGGGTGGGGGTGCACGATGCACTGTCCACAGGGCGACTGTGGCTGCGCAGCGAGCCTCTGGTGCCGCAGAGTGCGGAGATCCCCTCCTGTGTATCCAGCTGCCGTGATGCCCCTCTGCAACTGGAGCGGCAGGCGCAGGGGCTTCGCTATACCCTGGTGACAATGCCCGCAGCTCCCGGTTGCTATTACCGGCTGTCCCTCTGGCAGTGGCAAAACGGGGAACAGAGCAAACTCGCCGAAGCAGATTGTCGCGGCCGGCCGGACTCGCTGGCCAGTGGTTTCAACGTTTGGTACGGCACTTGCTTCTACCGCAATGCGGATCACGGTGCTCTGGCAGAGGCATTTTCCGCACTGCCTGTGGCCGCCCGCCCGGACGTGTCTTTCCTTGGCGGGGACCAGGTGTATCTGGATACCGCTTTCTCAAATACCGGATTTACCTTTATCCCGGGATTCAGCACACGCAATTTTTCTCCGCTCGCGCTGCGCTCCGACGGTTCCATCCGTCGGCTGCTCAACAAGATATTTGCGCGGGAATATCGGGAGACCTGGAGG
Protein-coding sequences here:
- a CDS encoding NTP transferase domain-containing protein; translated protein: MEYSIVVLAAGYSHRFGSDKRLASIQGEPMLLRTLQTALDAASALEDTSVQVVLRARDAVIANGLKKLPVQVLHAPVWPVGIGASLAFAVENLQRTGANPRAILVCMGDMPFVEADTLVNILDSAREDRICVPVCAGTRGYPIAIGRKYLSALSRLRNTGMEKVLRIFADAVVDVEVSDPAINCDINRPDDFHAAVRQDLFGKIFASPGTESGELLPLTLE
- a CDS encoding zinc-dependent peptidase, yielding MITFFAVIVFAVLIWVVPLAWQRMRRRYLRSRPLSPQQEAILRSRLALYPYLPEARQQELQQNISLFLRDKEFVGCNGLEITEDMCVVIAAHACLLLLERDNNCYPDLRTILVYPDAYVAEETRHHGHVRSTHLSARAGEAHYRGPVVLSWDDLQQGLANPQQGHNVAIHEFAHKLDEEDGYVDGRPPFESPEEGKNWAPVMREAFAELRQRIHSVHTEAEIEREAGRDTFTEKASVLDTYGAQSPAEFFAVATEAFFIIPTSMEAAHPTLYREMQKFYRTDPAALLRGNHPDD